Sequence from the Dysgonomonadaceae bacterium zrk40 genome:
CGTCTTTCGTGATCGGAGACGACCTCGTGCCCGGCTTTGTCGAACAGGATCAACTGGAGGCTCTGGTCGACAAGACACGGGAAAGCGACTGATCTCGCTCGCCAGATCAGATGTTGGAATGGCGCCGGACCCGCCGGCGCCATTTTTCGTATCAGGTCGCTTTCGTATCAGGTCGCTGCCGGTGTTTTTGCATCATAGCCGGCATCGCGAATTGCTTCGGACACGGCCCGCTCGCTTAGAAAGCTCTCCACCTCGACAATATGCGCCCCAAGGTCACAGGAAACCCTGGCGGTTGGATCAATTGCCTTGATCGCCTTCTCGATTGCAGCGGTGCAGTGCCCGCAGCTCATGTCCGGTACGCTCAATCTGGTCATGCCTATCTCCTTCGAATTCCAGTTCAGGTGAGGTCTTCCACCGCAGGAAGGTCAAGGACGGAATGGAATATTTTTGAACCCTATTGACCTTCCATCAGGTGGAACCCCTATCTTTCGGACAAATCCAGACAGGAGTCCGCCATGCCCGATTCGCAAACCCTTCGGCTTTCCGTGCAGAACATGTCTTGCGCTTCATGTATCGGACGGGTCGAGCGGACCCTGTCCGCGCTGCCGGGCGTCGATGACGTCCATGTGAACCTCGCCAATGAGACCGCGCAGGCGCAGATCGATGCGCCCGAGCGGATCTCCGACGTCATGACAGCGCTGGATGAGGCGGGTTATCCGGCACGGACCCAGGATGTGCGTCTGAACGTGGCGTCGATGTCCTGCGCCTCCTGCGTGGGGCGCGTGGACAAGGCGCTGGCGGCGGTACCCGGTGTGCTGGAGGTCAACGTCAACCTCGCCTCGGAAACCGCGACCGTGACCTATGCCGAAGGGGCGGTGGAGCTTGCGGATTTGCTGAAGGCGGCCGAGGACGCAGGCTACCCTGCGGAGCCCGCAGAGGACACCGCCTCGGAGGATCGCAGCGCCCGCAAGGACAGCGAGGCCAAGGCGATGGCGCGAAAAACCGCGCTGGCCGCCGCCTTTGCCCTTCCCGTCTTCCTTCTGGAAATGGGCGCACATGTCGTGCCGGGTGCGCATGACCTGATCGGGCGCACCATCGGCCATCAGACAAGCTGGATGATCCAGTTCGTGCTGACCACCATCGTGCTGGCCTGGCCGGGGCGTGCCTTCTACACCAGGGGCTTCCCGGCGCTCTTCAAGGGCGCGCCGGACATGAACAGCCTCGTCGCGGTCGGCACCTCGGCGGCCTATCTCTTTTCGCTGGTGGCCCTCTTCGCGCCCGCACTGCTGCCCGAAGGCTCGCGCGCCGTCTATTTCGAGGCGGCGGCGGTGATCGTGGTGCTGATCCTGCTGGGCCGCTGGATGGAGGCGCGCGCCAAGGGCCGCACCGGCGCCGCGATCCAGAAACTGCTGGGGCTTCAGGCGCGCACCGCGCGGGTTCTCGTTGACGGTGAGGCGCAGGACGTGGCGATCGAGAGGATCCGCGCGGGCGACATCCTCGTCGTGCGTCCCGGCGAGCGGATTGCAGTGGACGGAGAAGTGACCGACGGCAGCGCCCATGTCGATGAAAGCATGATTACCGGCGAGCCGGTGCCGGTGGCCAAGGGCACCGGCGATCCGGTCACGGGCGGCACGGTCAATGGCACCGGCGCCTTCCAGTTCCGCGCCACGCGCGTCGGCGCCGATACCACGCTGGCGCAGATCATCCGCATGGTCGAACAGGCGCAGGGCGCCAAGCTGCCGATCCAGGGCATGGTCGACCGGATCACGCTGTGGTTCGTGCCTGCGGTGATGGCCTTCGCGGCGCTGACGGTTCTGGTCTGGCTGGTCGTCGGCCCCTCGCCCGCGCTGTCCTATGCGCTGGTGGCCGGGGTGTCGGTGCTGATCATCGCCTGCCCCTGCGCGATGGGTCTGGCCACGCCGACCTCGATCATGGTCGGCACCGGACGGGCCGCCGAGATGGGCGTGCTGTTTCGGAAGGGAGACGCGCTGCAGCAATTGTCCGGCATCGGCGTCGTGGCCGTCGACAAGACCGGCACCGTCACCGAAGGCCGTCCGGAGCTGACCGACATGGTGCTGTCGGGCGGGTTCGTCCGGACCGAAGTTCTGGCACTGGTCGCTGCGGTCGAGGCGCAGTCGGAACATCCCATTGCCGATGCCATCGTCCGCGCGGCCCGGGCCGAAAACGTGGCGCGGCATGAGGTGGAGAGCTTCGAGTCGATTACCGGCCACGGCGTCCGCGCGCATGTCGCCGGGCGCGATGTCCTGGTCGGGGCCGACCGGCTGATGACCCGCGAAGGGTTGGAACTTGGTGCCCTCGCCGAGGCGGAAACGCGCCTCGCCGAACAGGGGCGCACCGCGCTCTTTGCCGCCATCGACGGGCGGGTGGCCGCGGTGATCGCGGTGGCTGACCCGGTGAAGCCTTCCAGCGCGGCGGCCATCGGTGCGCTGCACGATCTGGGACTGAAGATCGCCATGATCACCGGCGACAAGCGCGAGACGGCGGAGGCGATTGCAAGGGAAACCGGTATCGACCAGGTGATCGCGGGCGTTCTGCCCGATGGCAAGGTCGCGGCGCTGGACGATCTGCGGAAAGGCGGGCGGCAGGTGGCCTTCGTCGGCGACGGCATCAACGACGCGCCGGCGCTTGCGCATGCGGATGTGGGCATCGCCATCGGCACCGGAACCGATGTGGCGATTGAGTCGGCCGATGTGGTGCTGATGTCGGGCGATCTGCGCGGCGTGGTGAATGCCTATCAGGTGTCCACCCGCACCATGCGCAATATCCGCCAGAACCTGTTCTGGGCCTTTGGCTATAACGTGGCGCTGATCCCGGTGGCGGCGGGTGTGCTCTATCCACTGTTCGGCCTGTTGCTGTCGCCGGTTCTGGCCGCGGGCGCGATGGCGCTGTCCTCGGTCTTCGTGCTGACCAACGCGCTCAGGCTCCGCCGTGTGTCCCCCGCAATGGACGAGACGAGGTCGGTCCGCCCGGCCGCCAACCTTTACCCCGCCCCTGCCGAATAAGGAGGATTTTGAGATGAACATCGGAGATGTCGCGGAACGCTCCGGCCTGCCGGCCAAGACAATCCGCTATTACGAGGATATCGGGCTGGTCAAGCCGCTGCGCAGCGCCAACGGCTATCGCAGCTTTCGCGACCGCGACGTGCACAAGCTGGCA
This genomic interval carries:
- a CDS encoding copper-translocating P-type ATPase, encoding MPDSQTLRLSVQNMSCASCIGRVERTLSALPGVDDVHVNLANETAQAQIDAPERISDVMTALDEAGYPARTQDVRLNVASMSCASCVGRVDKALAAVPGVLEVNVNLASETATVTYAEGAVELADLLKAAEDAGYPAEPAEDTASEDRSARKDSEAKAMARKTALAAAFALPVFLLEMGAHVVPGAHDLIGRTIGHQTSWMIQFVLTTIVLAWPGRAFYTRGFPALFKGAPDMNSLVAVGTSAAYLFSLVALFAPALLPEGSRAVYFEAAAVIVVLILLGRWMEARAKGRTGAAIQKLLGLQARTARVLVDGEAQDVAIERIRAGDILVVRPGERIAVDGEVTDGSAHVDESMITGEPVPVAKGTGDPVTGGTVNGTGAFQFRATRVGADTTLAQIIRMVEQAQGAKLPIQGMVDRITLWFVPAVMAFAALTVLVWLVVGPSPALSYALVAGVSVLIIACPCAMGLATPTSIMVGTGRAAEMGVLFRKGDALQQLSGIGVVAVDKTGTVTEGRPELTDMVLSGGFVRTEVLALVAAVEAQSEHPIADAIVRAARAENVARHEVESFESITGHGVRAHVAGRDVLVGADRLMTREGLELGALAEAETRLAEQGRTALFAAIDGRVAAVIAVADPVKPSSAAAIGALHDLGLKIAMITGDKRETAEAIARETGIDQVIAGVLPDGKVAALDDLRKGGRQVAFVGDGINDAPALAHADVGIAIGTGTDVAIESADVVLMSGDLRGVVNAYQVSTRTMRNIRQNLFWAFGYNVALIPVAAGVLYPLFGLLLSPVLAAGAMALSSVFVLTNALRLRRVSPAMDETRSVRPAANLYPAPAE
- a CDS encoding heavy-metal-associated domain-containing protein: MTRLSVPDMSCGHCTAAIEKAIKAIDPTARVSCDLGAHIVEVESFLSERAVSEAIRDAGYDAKTPAAT